The bacterium genome includes the window CAATGCGCTGGCTTCGCCGGGTCCCATCGCGAGCACGACGGCATCGGCCTCGATGTCCCCATCGTCGAGTGAGAGGCCGCGCACGCCAGCATCGAGCACGACGCTCCGAACGCGTCTTCCTCTATGGATCTTTACGCCTGATTCGAGTGCCGACGAGACGAGTCCATCGACGAGCGATTGCCAGCCACCGTCGAGATACAGCACGCCGTCGAGTGCAGTTCGCAGCTGATCGAGGGCGCTACCTGCACTCTGGATGTCGGGTGCGTTCGTATAGCTCGCCAGGCGCACGAGTCCCCGCACCAGCTGCCGCGCGCGCTCGTTACTCAGCATGCGATCCAGTGCCTCAGCAAGCGATACACCGTTCAGAGGCGAAGTGTCCAGGCGGGGAAGCGAAGCCAACAGGCGGCCGATCTCCAGCTTTCCTCCCAGTCCCAGCAATCCGCTCGTGATCAAGGATACGAAGCCGGTTGGCAGTACATGAAGTTCACCGTTCAGGCGCGCGAGACTGCTGGACAATTCGGGTGAGCCTCCGCTCAATTCGACACCCAGTTCGTCGAGAACGGGTTTCCCGCACGAACCCAGGTAGAGTGCGTGGGGGCCCATGTTGAAGAGATATCCCCCGTCGTCCCGGGTGCGGGCGCGGCCCCCTGGCTGTGACAGAGATTCGAATACCTGGACACTCGCTCCTGCACGCGCCGCGTAGCACGCCGCGGCGAGACCTGCGAGCCCGCCACCGACGATTGCAACCCGATTAGCATCAGACATGGTCTCTCCTTTTCCGTTTCCCGTTAACACGATTCAGGACCCGGATTCGTGACACGTCCTGCGAGAAAAGCCCGAACTGCATCAGCCGACGCATGGATCAGAACCCCAAAAGCCGTTACGTTACCGGCGGATAGCTGGTCGGCTCGTTGCGAATGCGTCCGTACCGGACGTATCTCGCCCAGGCGAGTGGTTGCGATACCAACACTCGAGTTCGGGCGGGACTCGATCTGGCCACACAGGGTAGAGCGATGCGCGACAGGACTCCGGTGCTCGATGGTGCCGTCAACCTGCGAGACTTTGGTGGCTATGCCACCACGGATGGAAGGCGAGTCAAGCGCCGCAAACTCTATCGCTCCGGTACGCTTGCTCATCTGTCCGACGAGGGACGAGAAGCTTTTGAAGCTCTGGAAGTGGGATTGATCTGTGATCTGAGACGATCCGAAGAAAGGATCGAAGAACCCACACCGTTTCCACCAGACGCACCCCGTCGAGCCGAGATTTCCATCGATCCCGGCAGTGCGGTCGGTCTGCGCGAGAGCCTGGCCGACGGCGTTCTGGATCTGGGCTTCGAGGAGCGAATCGGATTCATGGTCGGGATCAACCGCGAGTTGGCACGAGATCACATCGATGACTACGCGCGCATGTTCGAATACCTGGTGGAGATGCAGGAGGGAGCTTTTCTCGTGCACTGCTCGGCGGGAAAGGATCGCACCGGTTTCGCCTGCGCCCTGGTGCTCCACGCGCTCGGTGTACCGGAAGAGACCGTTTTCGAGGACTATCTTCTCACCAACGAAGTCATGGACTACGAGGGTTTCATCCTGCCCCGTGTACTGGCTCGCTACGATCAGAAGGAAGTTCCGGAACGCGAGTCGATCATGGCTCTGGCCGGGGTACGACCCGAGTATCTGAAGGCCGCCTACGATGCAATCGAGGCGGAGTTCAACGACGTCGAGCACTACATCGAACAGGCGCTGGGCCTGGATGCCGCCACCCGCGAACGACTGCGTGCGCGTCTACTCGAGTAGAAGCTCGCTCGGTAGCGGTTCGCTCACGGACGGAGATGGACTGCGAGCCGAACGCAAGCCGTCGAGTTGGGTTCGGATCTCGGCATGGCGTTTGCGATCGAGGCTGTAGAACGCGAAGAGTGCGATCGGGATCATGTGTAGCGTGCCCAGGACCGGTCCCATGAAGACGCCCATGCGGAAGACGACCTCGGGTGCGACGCCGACTGCATCCACGTTTGCCGGGAACTCGATGAACGAGAGCACCAGGCCGCCCAGCATCGTTCCCAGTCCCGAGACGGCCTTGCCCGAGAACGCCAGTGCTGAAAAGAAGATGCCTTCTTGACGCTCTCCGGTGCGGATCTCCTCCTCATCGACGACGTCCGTGATCATCGAGCGCGCGATTACACCCACGATCGCGCCTGCGCCTGTCCCCAGGCCGTAACTGGTCACGATCATGGGAAGCAGCCAGGGATTTCCGTTGTCCGGCAACACGTCGAGGAGTCGCAGGCTGATCATGGTGATCGAGTCGAAGGCCGCGAAGGTTGCCAGTGTGATCAGGACGTGCTTTTTCTCGAAACGACCGGCGATTCCCTGGACGATCGCAAACGCCAGAAGGTTGACTGTGAATCCGGCGAAGATGAAGTACTTGATCTGGGCCGGCAGCAGGCCCCAGAAGTAGGTCTGCATGTGCAGGGCAAGCGTGCCTCCGATCCCTCCGAGCGCTCCTCCGATCACCGTGCCGATGAACATCAAGCGGAAGTTGCGATTGTGCAGCGCCTGGGTGAGTTCCCGAAACACGCGCGCGAAGCTGAAGCCTTCCTTCACGTCTGGCGGTTCGGGCAGTCGGCGTGCTGCACGCTGGGTCAGCGCGGTCGACAGAAAGATCCCGACGAAGATGTAGACCACGCCGACTGCGGCCAGATGCGGATAGGCGTCCGGATTGAGCAGTCCGTTCTCGAAGGCTTCGCTCTTCTGGAAGATGGCCGTGTACGCGATCAGGGCGAAGCTTCCGCCGCCGAGCCAGCCAAACAGGTGGGCGTAACCCCAGATGCGACTGCGCTCGCTGTAATCCGGCGAGAGTTCGGCTCCGAACGCGTTATGCGGGATCTGGAAGAAGGTCATGAATGAGCGAGCCAGGATCGCAAAGAACGTGAGCCATCCGAAAAGCTCGTACTCGGAAAGTCCGTCGATGGGTGTCCAGAGGTAGTAGAAGGAGATGCACAGGGGCACTCCCGACATCCACATGAAAGGATGGCGGCGCCCGTTTCTCGAGCGCCAGTTATCGGAGAGCGAACCGATCATCGGATCATTGATCGCATCGAAGACGATCGCGATGCCCAGCGCCAGTCCCGTCAACCAACCGTCGAGTCCGAGTACCTGCGTGTAGTAGAACAGCAGGAAGACGTGCATCGAATAGCCCTTGGTCGCAGTTGCGAACTCACCGATGCCGAAGCCGATCTTGGTGGATACCGATACGTGGGCGGAGGGCTGACTCATGAGCCCTCCATACTACGCGATTCTCGAGTGACACCGCAGAGGTGGCCCGAAAGCAGGAGGGCGGGGTAGTCTCTGGCCATGAGCCAGGAAAAGAGTGGGCAGCAGGCGCCGGATGAAGAGCACGACGTGGAACCTCAGCCCGCCGAATTCCAGGACAACCACCTCGAAGATACCTCCAGTGGCATCCTGCGAGCGGGGATCTTCGGGGCTTCGGACGGCCTGGTTTCGAACCTCGCTCTGGTGATGGGGGTGGCCGGGGGAACCTCCGACCCCGAGGCGGTCATCCTGGCTGGTACGGCGGGACTGCTGGCCGGTGGTTTTTCCATGGCCGCGGGCGAGTACGTGTCGATGCGCACGCAGCGCGAAGTGCTGGAGCGCGAGTTGCGCCTGGAGCGGGAGCACATCCTCAACCATCCGGAAGAGGAAGAAGCCCACCTGGTCGAACTGTTGCAACAGAATGGTCTCAGCGAAGAAGATGCGCTGCGGGTGGCCGCGCAGGTGCACGCGAACATCGACCCGGCCGTGGATTTTCACGCTCGCTTCGAACTGGGGATCCATCCCACCACCATGGGTTCTCCCGTTGGCGCCGCTCTGTCGTCTTTCCTCGCCTTCGTGATCGGAGCCCTGGTGCCGTTGCTCCCCTGGTTCTTCCTGTCCGAGGCAGTCGTCGTTTCGATGGGGCTTTCGGCGGTGGCGTTGTTGCTCGTGGGCGGGGGAGTGACGAAAGTGACGGGGCTCAGCCCGGTGAAGGGAGCTCTGCGCCAGTTGGCCTTCGGCGTGGCGGCTGCGGGTGTTACCTATTGGATCGGCCGACTGATCAGCATGTCCGTGGCGGCGTAGCCGTTCAGAGCGGGGCGACGGGTACCTTCATCGCGCGCGCTCCCGGATTGCGCGGACTGTGCCCGAAAAGATGTTTTGCGAAATCGGCTCTGGGCATCGGCCCTGCAAACAGTGGTCGAGAGGATTTTTCAATCACTCGATTGACCCGCCGGTAGCGGCTGTGGGAGATTGGTGAACGCGGTTTCGGTCCAGAGCCTCGGAGGTCGTGCTTTGAGTCATCGAGTTATTCAATGGGGTACGGGCAATGTGGGTTTCCACAGCCTGCGCCACATCATCGCTCACCCCGAACTTGAACTGGCCGGAGTTCATGCGCACAACCCGGACAAGATCGGCAGAGATGCCGCGGCGTTGTGCGGGCTTTCGGAGGACACCGGCATCATCGCGACCAGCGATGTCGATGCCCTGCTGGCACTCGAGGCCGACGCCGTGGTCTACACGGTGAAGGGGGAGACGCGCCCTCGAGATGTCATCCCGGAACTCGAGCGGATTCTCTCCTCGGGCGCCAACGTCGTGTCGACGGCGATGA containing:
- a CDS encoding FAD-dependent oxidoreductase — its product is MSDANRVAIVGGGLAGLAAACYAARAGASVQVFESLSQPGGRARTRDDGGYLFNMGPHALYLGSCGKPVLDELGVELSGGSPELSSSLARLNGELHVLPTGFVSLITSGLLGLGGKLEIGRLLASLPRLDTSPLNGVSLAEALDRMLSNERARQLVRGLVRLASYTNAPDIQSAGSALDQLRTALDGVLYLDGGWQSLVDGLVSSALESGVKIHRGRRVRSVVLDAGVRGLSLDDGDIEADAVVLAMGPGEASALVASGSDPTLCEWAESSIPVRAASLEIALTHLPVPRKRFCLGIDEPFYFSVHSGACKLAPEGGVVLHVARYLEPGEKPERTALEAQLESVMDSMQPGWREALVAKKLLNDLRVSHAVVSAGKGGLSGRPGPAVEHMNGLYVAGDWVGNEGQLADASLASGKRAGLAAAASAVAGTRAA
- a CDS encoding tyrosine-protein phosphatase translates to MRDRTPVLDGAVNLRDFGGYATTDGRRVKRRKLYRSGTLAHLSDEGREAFEALEVGLICDLRRSEERIEEPTPFPPDAPRRAEISIDPGSAVGLRESLADGVLDLGFEERIGFMVGINRELARDHIDDYARMFEYLVEMQEGAFLVHCSAGKDRTGFACALVLHALGVPEETVFEDYLLTNEVMDYEGFILPRVLARYDQKEVPERESIMALAGVRPEYLKAAYDAIEAEFNDVEHYIEQALGLDAATRERLRARLLE